From the genome of bacterium:
CGGCCTTTCGGCCTGGACATGCACATCGGCTCGCAGATCGTGACCTATGACCCCTTCGTCGAGGCGCTGACCAAGCTGATCGAGCTGTACCGCCGTCTGGGTGAAAGCGGAGTCAAGCTCCAGTCCATCGATATCGGCGGCGGGCTGGGCATCCGCTACAAGGATGAGGAGCCGATGTGCCCCCTGGTGTTCGCCCGGGCGATCCTGCCGTTGGTCAAGCCCCTGGGCTGCCGCCTGATCCTGGAGCCGGGGCGCTACATCAGCGGCAACGCCGGAGCGCTTGTCACCCGGGTGGTGTTCTACAAGCAGACCGCAGTCAAGAATTTCGCCATCGTGGACGCCGGGATGAACGACCTGATCCGCCCCAGCCTCTACGGCTCGTACCACGAGATACTGCCGGTGGCCGAGGCGAATGGCGCGGCCAAGGTGAAAATGGATGTGGTCGGCCCGATCTGCGAAAGCGGCGATTTCCTGGCCCATGACCGCGAGCTGGCCCCTGTGCGCCGCGGCGACCTTCTGGCCGTGCTCTCGGCCGGGGCCTACGGGTTCGTGATGAGCAGCAACTACAACAGCCGTCCCCGCGTGGCCGAGGTGCTGGTCTCGGGCGGCTCGCACCGCGTGGTCCGCCGGGCCGAGACCTTCGAGGACCTGGTGCGCGGCGAGGAGATGTAAGGCGATGATCGAGTTCACCAAGTGCCACGGCGCGGGCAATGACTATCTCTTTATCGACTGCCTGGAGAGCGCCCCTCCGGCCGACCCGGCCGGACTGTCGGTGCGCATGAGCGAGCGTCATTTCGGCGCGGGCGCGGACGGGATCGTGCTGATCCTTCCCCCGCAAGGGACAGATGCCCACTGCCGGATGCGCATATTCAACGCCGATGGGAGCGAGGCCGAGATGTGCGGCAACGCGATCCGTTGCGTGGCCAAGCTGGTCCACGAGCGAGGGCGGATCGCCGCCGACCCGCTCAAGGTGGAGACCGGGGCCGGGCTGCTGACTGTCAAGCTCAACCTGGGCGGTGACGGGGCGGTCGAGAGCGTGCGGGTGGACATGGGCAAGCCCCGTTTCAAGCCCGCCGAAGTGGGAGTTAACCTTCCCGGCGAGCGGGTGATCGAGCATGTCCTGAAAGTCGAGGACCGCGAGTTCAGCATCAACTGTGTCTCCATGGGCAACCCGCACGCGGTGATCTTTCTGGATGAGCCGGTGGAGCAGTTCCCGCTGGAGCGCTACGGAAAAGTGATCGAGAATCTGCCCCTGTTCCCGCGCCGCACCAATGTTGAGTTCGTCAACGTGCGCGGGGCGAACGTTCTGCGCCAGCGCACCTGGGAGCGCGGCTCGGGCGAAACCCTGGCCTGCGGCACGGGGGCCTCGGCTGTGGCCGTGGCCTCGATTGTCACCGGGCGCTGCAAGCCGGGCGCGGTGACGATCGACCTCAACGGCGGCCGTCTGTTGCTGGAGTGGCGAGAGGGACAACACGTTTTCAAGACCGGCCCGGCCGTGACAGTGTATACCGGAATCTGGCCGGAGTGAAAGCGGCTTGAAGCGCTCTCGCAGCTGACACCGCAATGCCGTTGCAGTTGTCTTTGGGGGACGCGCATGTCTGAGCCTGCACCATTGGCAGCGTGAAGTTGCGCGTGAAACGGCCTGGTCCCTCGGCTCTCCGGGGGCTGGCGGCGATTGCGCGGCAGCGC
Proteins encoded in this window:
- the dapF gene encoding diaminopimelate epimerase gives rise to the protein MEFTKCHGAGNDYLFIDCLESAPPADPAGLSVRMSERHFGAGADGIVLILPPQGTDAHCRMRIFNADGSEAEMCGNAIRCVAKLVHERGRIAADPLKVETGAGLLTVKLNLGGDGAVESVRVDMGKPRFKPAEVGVNLPGERVIEHVLKVEDREFSINCVSMGNPHAVIFLDEPVEQFPLERYGKVIENLPLFPRRTNVEFVNVRGANVLRQRTWERGSGETLACGTGASAVAVASIVTGRCKPGAVTIDLNGGRLLLEWREGQHVFKTGPAVTVYTGIWPE
- the lysA gene encoding diaminopimelate decarboxylase encodes the protein MQDFQYSGGRLCCEEVPLESLAGQVGTPYYVYSERALTRAFTELDRAFSGIDHLVCFSVKSNANLAVVKHLGSLGAGSDIVSGGELYRSLRAGIPGERIVFSGVGKSDAEIRYALESGILCFNVESVPELEAIDRVAAGMNLTAPVSLRINPDVESHTHEYTATGKKEKKFGVPLESSFELYREVAHFHHLRPFGLDMHIGSQIVTYDPFVEALTKLIELYRRLGESGVKLQSIDIGGGLGIRYKDEEPMCPLVFARAILPLVKPLGCRLILEPGRYISGNAGALVTRVVFYKQTAVKNFAIVDAGMNDLIRPSLYGSYHEILPVAEANGAAKVKMDVVGPICESGDFLAHDRELAPVRRGDLLAVLSAGAYGFVMSSNYNSRPRVAEVLVSGGSHRVVRRAETFEDLVRGEEM